One stretch of Planococcus sp. PAMC 21323 DNA includes these proteins:
- a CDS encoding GntT/GntP/DsdX family permease: protein MSGSMLIMVALAGIFLLLFLVIRTKLHAFVALLLVSLLVGIAAGMPLNEVITSIQNGMGGTLGFVAVVVGLGAMFGKMLEVSGGAERLASTMISKFGEDKAQWALGVTGFIVAIPVFFDVGFIILVPIVYGLARKTGKSLLHYGIPLLAGLAVTHSFIPPTPGPIAVAELVGAELGWVILFGVLAGIPAMILAGPVFGRFIGKKIHVLIPDYMELEKKEYDKELPSFAMITSLILIPLVLILFNTLSGVLLEEGNTVREILTFLGHPFVALTIATLLTFYLLGTKRGYSRQEVQDIATKALEPAGIIILVTGAGGVFKQVLIDSGVGAVLGDMMGDSALPPIVLAFLIAAAVRVAQGSATVAMVTAAGLITPLLEIVGMTGPALGLIVIAIASGATVLSHVNDSGFWLVNRYFGMDVKDTLKSWTIMETIIGLTGFVVVLIISFFI, encoded by the coding sequence ATGTCAGGTTCAATGTTGATTATGGTAGCGCTTGCAGGTATCTTTTTATTGTTATTCTTAGTTATTCGTACCAAACTACATGCGTTTGTGGCTTTATTATTAGTTAGTTTACTTGTCGGAATTGCAGCTGGCATGCCACTGAACGAAGTTATTACATCTATTCAAAACGGCATGGGCGGTACACTTGGCTTTGTCGCTGTGGTGGTAGGTCTTGGTGCCATGTTCGGTAAAATGCTAGAAGTATCGGGTGGAGCAGAACGTCTGGCTTCGACGATGATTAGCAAATTTGGTGAAGACAAAGCACAATGGGCGCTAGGTGTTACTGGATTTATTGTAGCGATCCCTGTATTTTTTGATGTTGGCTTTATCATTTTGGTGCCAATTGTATACGGGTTGGCTAGAAAAACAGGTAAGTCGCTTTTGCACTACGGAATTCCATTACTAGCAGGTCTTGCGGTTACGCATAGTTTTATCCCGCCCACACCAGGACCGATTGCAGTTGCTGAATTAGTTGGTGCAGAACTGGGTTGGGTTATTTTATTCGGTGTACTTGCTGGTATTCCTGCGATGATTTTGGCTGGACCAGTGTTTGGTCGCTTTATCGGTAAAAAAATTCACGTCTTAATCCCAGATTATATGGAGCTTGAAAAAAAGGAATACGATAAAGAACTACCAAGTTTTGCGATGATCACGTCGTTGATTTTGATTCCGCTTGTATTGATCTTATTTAATACCTTATCAGGCGTGTTGCTAGAAGAAGGCAATACCGTACGTGAGATTTTGACGTTCCTTGGTCACCCGTTTGTGGCATTAACAATCGCTACGTTGCTGACATTTTACCTACTAGGCACGAAACGCGGGTATTCGCGTCAGGAAGTACAAGATATTGCCACTAAAGCACTTGAACCTGCTGGGATTATCATCTTAGTTACAGGTGCAGGTGGTGTTTTCAAACAAGTATTAATCGACTCGGGAGTCGGCGCGGTGCTTGGTGACATGATGGGCGATTCGGCATTGCCGCCAATCGTGTTAGCATTCCTGATCGCTGCGGCAGTTCGTGTTGCACAAGGATCTGCAACAGTTGCGATGGTAACGGCAGCTGGTCTAATCACGCCACTTCTTGAAATCGTTGGTATGACAGGTCCTGCTCTTGGCTTGATCGTTATTGCCATTGCTTCAGGCGCGACCGTGTTATCACACGTCAACGACTCTGGATTCTGGTTGGTTAACCGTTATTTCGGTATGGACGTCAAAGATACACTGAAATCTTGGACGATTATGGAAACCATTATCGGGTTAACCGGTTTCGTGGTAGTGTTAATCATAAGCTTTTTTATCTAA
- a CDS encoding DUF4181 domain-containing protein, with translation MLFEGIAWKVILFASGSVSSIYLMNTFLRNFLGVEKKKAEPINELHKKWERILNIGSGIAIFCASMAVIKFGPTASLFVFVLTVVIGIAQVLLRAGFEKNYAENPNDYLFTILEALTNVIILLTFGVSLFPDFITFVLNIY, from the coding sequence GTGCTCTTTGAAGGGATTGCGTGGAAAGTTATTCTTTTTGCCTCTGGCAGTGTATCGAGTATTTACCTCATGAACACCTTTCTTCGAAACTTTTTAGGTGTCGAGAAAAAGAAAGCTGAGCCAATAAACGAACTTCATAAAAAGTGGGAGAGAATATTAAATATAGGCTCGGGCATCGCTATTTTTTGCGCGTCGATGGCGGTGATTAAGTTTGGACCCACAGCAAGCCTATTTGTATTTGTACTAACTGTTGTCATTGGGATTGCGCAAGTTTTGCTGAGAGCAGGGTTCGAAAAAAATTATGCAGAAAACCCGAATGATTATTTGTTCACCATTTTAGAAGCTTTAACGAACGTTATTATCTTACTGACCTTTGGCGTAAGTTTATTTCCAGATTTTATTACGTTTGTACTCAATATCTACTAA
- a CDS encoding nucleotidyltransferase domain-containing protein, whose product MLIQEIAVVEITTSLMTSPHVRAIFLKGSMGRNEHDEHSDIDLYCLVHQEQEELFLKQRLSHLEAYRPVLFQDDIFIIAPQLIAVFDNLLHIDLFTVTVESFTTKDFFKVLYDPENLLDQFVESQNLELSKEEYTDHVIDVAWFLFQYRKASGRGNGVWAVKMLSHVIEHLARVLLYRYAPHRAQLGLKTISQSLPKAVFLEIESISNFMTPENHAQAAFQIRQLVAKEASWIDEHVEERKTMMPLMTAMLNESR is encoded by the coding sequence ATGCTTATCCAAGAAATTGCAGTCGTAGAAATCACAACGAGTTTAATGACTAGTCCCCATGTAAGGGCTATTTTCCTGAAAGGTTCCATGGGCAGAAATGAACACGATGAACATTCAGACATCGATCTTTATTGCTTAGTCCATCAAGAACAAGAAGAACTTTTTCTGAAACAGCGACTATCTCACTTAGAAGCTTATCGACCGGTGTTGTTTCAAGATGATATCTTCATTATTGCGCCTCAATTAATCGCGGTTTTTGATAATTTATTGCATATCGATTTGTTTACAGTGACGGTTGAATCGTTTACTACGAAGGATTTTTTCAAAGTGTTATACGACCCCGAAAATTTGCTCGATCAATTTGTAGAATCACAAAATCTCGAGCTTAGCAAAGAAGAATATACAGATCATGTTATTGATGTTGCGTGGTTTTTATTTCAATACCGCAAAGCGAGTGGTAGAGGAAATGGCGTTTGGGCCGTGAAAATGTTATCTCACGTAATTGAACATTTGGCACGTGTTTTGTTATACCGATATGCCCCTCACCGCGCTCAATTAGGATTAAAAACAATCAGTCAATCGCTACCAAAGGCTGTGTTTTTAGAAATAGAGTCTATATCTAATTTCATGACGCCTGAAAACCATGCACAAGCTGCTTTTCAAATACGGCAATTAGTTGCTAAGGAAGCTAGTTGGATCGATGAACATGTTGAAGAGCGCAAAACGATGATGCCGCTAATGACGGCGATGCTCAACGAGTCCCGTTAA
- the gntK gene encoding gluconokinase, producing the protein MPEQSYYLGVDIGTTSTKAVLFDKSGKIISADTVFYALETPNPLVAEQDPEEIFRAVLSSVRKTIRNSAIDTTQLKLVSFSSAMHSLIAVDAKGDLLTQSITWADTRSSKHAKYIKERLNGHEIYLRTGTPIHAMSPLSKLLWLKDEKREIFEQTAKFIGIKEFVFQRLFNEYVVDHSIASATGLFNLQQLDWDEEALRVAGITPGNLSRPVPTTYKLTGMDSEHAAFMGIPENVPFVIGASDGVLANLGVNAIEPGVLAVTIGTSGAIRTVTTEPKTDPKGRTFCYALTENHWVVGGPVNNGGIVLRWLRDEFASSEVETAKRLGIDPYDVLTKIAETVNPGADGLLFHPYLTGERAPLWDANARGSFFGLSIHHKKQHMIRAVLEGIVFNLYTVLLAVEELTGEPVRIQASGGFARSAMWRQLMADVFDKPVVIPESFESSCLGAVVLGMYATGEIDDFSIVSDMIGQTHTHEPEQEAAGIYRELLPIYIRLSRLLTAEYESIADFQRKHLE; encoded by the coding sequence ATGCCTGAACAGTCATATTATCTTGGAGTAGATATCGGTACCACATCCACCAAAGCGGTGTTATTTGATAAGTCCGGTAAAATCATATCAGCAGACACGGTTTTTTATGCGCTTGAAACGCCAAATCCATTAGTAGCCGAACAAGACCCAGAGGAGATTTTTCGAGCGGTATTGAGTTCTGTTCGAAAAACCATTCGCAACAGCGCAATCGATACAACTCAGCTCAAACTCGTATCGTTTAGTTCAGCAATGCACAGCCTCATCGCAGTAGATGCAAAAGGCGATTTACTAACACAAAGTATCACGTGGGCCGATACAAGAAGTTCAAAGCATGCAAAGTATATTAAAGAAAGACTAAATGGTCATGAAATTTACTTGCGCACAGGTACGCCGATTCACGCGATGTCGCCGCTATCAAAATTGTTATGGTTAAAAGACGAAAAGCGGGAAATCTTCGAGCAGACAGCGAAATTTATTGGCATTAAGGAATTTGTGTTTCAGAGATTGTTCAATGAATATGTAGTCGATCATTCAATTGCTTCAGCTACAGGATTATTCAATTTACAGCAATTGGATTGGGACGAAGAGGCATTAAGAGTAGCAGGCATTACGCCTGGGAATTTATCTCGTCCCGTACCAACGACGTATAAACTAACAGGAATGGACTCGGAACATGCCGCATTTATGGGCATTCCCGAAAATGTGCCATTTGTTATTGGTGCAAGTGACGGAGTATTAGCCAATTTGGGCGTAAATGCTATCGAACCAGGTGTCCTAGCTGTGACGATCGGTACGAGTGGTGCCATTCGAACGGTTACGACTGAGCCAAAAACTGATCCAAAAGGGCGGACATTTTGTTATGCCCTAACGGAAAATCATTGGGTAGTCGGGGGTCCAGTTAATAACGGGGGTATCGTTTTGCGCTGGCTACGTGATGAGTTTGCTTCATCAGAAGTGGAAACGGCGAAGCGACTCGGCATCGATCCGTACGATGTACTGACGAAAATTGCCGAGACGGTCAATCCTGGGGCGGATGGCTTGCTGTTTCATCCCTATTTAACAGGAGAACGTGCGCCACTTTGGGATGCCAATGCACGCGGTTCATTTTTTGGGCTGAGCATTCACCATAAAAAGCAGCATATGATTCGAGCTGTGTTGGAAGGCATTGTTTTTAATTTGTATACGGTATTGTTAGCAGTAGAAGAGTTGACCGGCGAACCGGTACGTATTCAAGCGTCAGGCGGCTTTGCGCGTTCAGCTATGTGGCGGCAGTTAATGGCCGATGTCTTTGATAAACCAGTTGTTATTCCGGAAAGTTTTGAAAGTTCGTGCCTTGGTGCAGTCGTACTGGGTATGTACGCTACTGGCGAAATTGATGATTTTAGCATCGTTTCGGATATGATTGGTCAAACACACACGCACGAGCCGGAACAAGAAGCGGCGGGCATTTACCGCGAGCTGTTGCCGATTTACATCCGCTTATCGCGCCTATTAACAGCAGAATATGAGAGTATTGCCGATTTTCAACGAAAACATTTAGAGTGA
- a CDS encoding GNAT family N-acetyltransferase — protein MELSTLTTKRLTLTKVEEKDAPRFFDIMSRDSVTEYYGMDSLTDPEEAVEIIRSFEAVLIANRGMRWAIRLKENNEFIGTIGLNNLNTKAKKAEVGYELHPDYWHQYYTQEANQAVLNYAFSELDLHRIGAVTFPENTASNRLLEKLGFTLEGRLRGYLHQRNQSHDAYIFSLLKTEWLENLE, from the coding sequence ATGGAACTTTCAACACTGACCACCAAACGATTAACGTTAACGAAAGTCGAAGAAAAGGATGCACCCCGCTTTTTTGATATTATGTCGCGCGATAGTGTAACCGAGTATTACGGAATGGATAGTTTGACTGATCCTGAAGAAGCCGTTGAAATCATTCGGTCGTTTGAAGCCGTTTTAATCGCAAATCGCGGAATGCGCTGGGCGATTCGTTTAAAAGAGAACAATGAATTTATTGGGACGATTGGATTAAATAATTTAAATACCAAAGCAAAAAAAGCGGAAGTTGGATACGAGCTTCATCCGGATTATTGGCATCAATACTATACACAAGAAGCGAATCAAGCCGTATTAAACTACGCTTTTTCTGAACTGGATTTACACCGTATAGGAGCTGTGACTTTTCCAGAAAACACAGCATCAAACCGATTATTGGAAAAGCTCGGCTTTACATTAGAAGGCCGCCTCCGTGGTTATTTACACCAGCGAAATCAGTCTCACGATGCTTATATTTTTTCTCTATTGAAAACGGAATGGCTAGAAAACCTTGAGTAA
- a CDS encoding urease subunit gamma: MHLLPREIDKLMIVVAADLARRRKDRGLKLNHPESVAIITYEIVEGARDGKTVAELMEYGATILTREDVMEGIPEMIKDIQVEATFPDGTKLVTVHSPIR; the protein is encoded by the coding sequence ATGCATTTATTGCCAAGAGAAATCGACAAATTAATGATTGTGGTAGCTGCTGACTTAGCGAGAAGAAGAAAAGACAGAGGCTTAAAATTGAATCACCCGGAATCCGTAGCCATTATTACCTACGAAATCGTAGAAGGCGCACGAGACGGAAAAACTGTAGCAGAATTAATGGAATACGGTGCAACCATCTTAACTCGAGAAGATGTCATGGAAGGTATTCCAGAAATGATCAAAGATATCCAAGTGGAAGCCACATTCCCAGATGGTACGAAACTTGTGACAGTACACAGCCCAATTCGTTAA
- a CDS encoding peptidase E, translated as MRQIIAMGGGGFSMEPDNPLLDHYILKQANKARPKICFIPTASGDADSYIDKFYDFFNQQHCEPSHLSLFKPHTRNLEAFVLQQDIIYVGGGNTKNLLVLWKEWGLDRILEKAWEQGIVLAGLSAGSICWYEQGITDSYGDKLEPLDALGFLPGSHCPHYDGEAERRPTYRQFVDQGVIQSGIAVDDGAAVHYIDHDIKKIVSSRPAAKVYRVYKGGEEELVVEYLGERNLLNP; from the coding sequence ATGCGTCAAATTATTGCGATGGGAGGCGGTGGATTCTCCATGGAACCAGATAATCCGCTACTCGATCACTACATATTGAAACAAGCAAACAAAGCTCGGCCAAAAATCTGTTTTATCCCGACAGCGAGTGGAGATGCAGATAGTTATATTGACAAATTTTATGATTTTTTCAATCAACAACACTGCGAGCCAAGTCATTTATCATTATTCAAACCACATACACGAAACTTAGAAGCGTTTGTATTACAGCAAGACATCATTTATGTAGGCGGTGGCAATACGAAAAATTTATTGGTGCTTTGGAAAGAGTGGGGACTGGATCGTATTTTGGAAAAGGCGTGGGAACAAGGAATTGTGCTAGCAGGTCTTAGTGCAGGATCGATTTGCTGGTATGAACAAGGGATTACCGATTCTTATGGCGACAAACTCGAACCACTCGATGCGCTCGGCTTTTTACCAGGAAGCCATTGCCCACATTACGACGGCGAAGCTGAAAGAAGACCGACCTATCGCCAGTTTGTGGACCAAGGAGTAATACAATCTGGCATCGCTGTAGATGACGGAGCAGCAGTTCATTATATTGACCACGACATCAAAAAGATTGTTAGCTCAAGACCTGCAGCTAAAGTTTACCGCGTGTATAAAGGTGGAGAAGAGGAATTGGTGGTTGAGTACTTGGGGGAGCGAAATCTTCTGAATCCTTAG
- a CDS encoding GNAT family N-acetyltransferase — protein MKGRKVHIRFFQPRDAAQKLKLEIANRDFFETYSVTRYSDFYTLEMQQELIEIYADQKEDDLSYSFGIFENESDLLVGTISLVQVIRGPMQSAILGYALDKAYNNRGYMTEAIELTVAYAFKKLALHRIEAGVMPGNEASIRVLEKAGFHREGIASKNVEINGKWQDHQILAIINPRDL, from the coding sequence GTGAAAGGTAGAAAAGTGCATATTCGTTTTTTTCAGCCAAGAGATGCTGCGCAAAAACTGAAACTAGAAATAGCAAATCGTGACTTTTTCGAAACCTATTCGGTGACGCGTTATTCGGACTTTTATACGCTTGAGATGCAGCAAGAGCTTATTGAAATTTACGCTGATCAAAAAGAAGATGATCTATCGTATAGCTTTGGAATTTTTGAGAATGAATCCGATTTGTTGGTCGGAACGATTAGCTTAGTACAAGTCATTAGAGGACCAATGCAAAGCGCGATATTGGGATACGCACTAGACAAAGCCTATAACAATAGGGGCTATATGACAGAGGCAATCGAGTTAACCGTGGCATACGCTTTTAAAAAGCTAGCGCTACACCGGATCGAAGCAGGCGTTATGCCAGGAAATGAAGCTTCTATTCGCGTGCTGGAAAAAGCCGGTTTTCATCGAGAAGGCATTGCTTCGAAAAATGTTGAAATCAATGGCAAATGGCAGGACCACCAAATACTGGCGATCATCAATCCACGAGATTTGTGA
- a CDS encoding FAD-binding dehydrogenase, producing the protein MELDAIVVGAGLAGLVAAAGIADAGKKVLLLDQEPAASLGGQAWWSFGGLFLVDSPEQRRMGIKDSKALAWQDWLGAAGFDRQQDEDYWGKKWAQAYVDFATHEKRNWLAAMGVKFFPVVGWAERGGHLAEGHGNSVPRFHIVWGTGPGIVAPFEQRIREHIKNGLIEYQPRHQVDELITKEGRVVGVTGSLLEPSDAKRGEASSRNVISNFRCKAKAVIVTSGGIGANHELIRKNWPSRLGTAPETMLTGVPAYVDGRMLAITEKAGGRIVNRDRMWHYTEGIKNWAPVWNKHGIRILPGPSSMWFDATGERLPSPNFPGFDTLGTLEAIQKTGYSYSWFILTQKIIEKEFALSGSEQNPDLTGKSIPQVLSRVRAGATAPVQAFMDKGEDFIVAHTLEELVAGMNTLTGKNLLDVSRIKQQIKARDGQLDNEFSKDLQVTAMRGARNYRGDRLIRVATPHKLLDRKKGPLIAVRLNILSRKTLGGLQTDLSARVLDDEGQPVPGLYAAGEVAGFGGGGVHGYRSLEGTFLGGCLFSGRVAGRAVADKGGSASAL; encoded by the coding sequence ATGGAACTCGATGCGATTGTGGTAGGAGCGGGACTTGCGGGGTTAGTGGCGGCTGCGGGAATCGCAGACGCTGGCAAAAAAGTGTTATTGCTTGACCAAGAACCGGCAGCTTCTTTAGGCGGACAGGCCTGGTGGTCGTTTGGCGGCTTATTTTTAGTTGATTCACCTGAGCAACGACGAATGGGCATCAAAGATTCGAAAGCACTGGCTTGGCAAGACTGGCTTGGGGCAGCTGGCTTTGATCGACAACAAGATGAAGATTATTGGGGCAAGAAGTGGGCACAAGCCTACGTTGACTTTGCAACACATGAAAAACGAAACTGGCTAGCCGCAATGGGTGTTAAGTTTTTTCCGGTAGTTGGATGGGCAGAGCGTGGTGGCCATTTAGCGGAAGGCCATGGCAATTCGGTGCCACGCTTTCACATTGTTTGGGGAACAGGTCCAGGAATTGTAGCACCATTTGAGCAACGCATTCGAGAGCATATCAAAAACGGCTTGATTGAATACCAACCACGTCACCAAGTAGATGAATTAATTACAAAAGAGGGGCGTGTGGTCGGAGTTACAGGTTCATTATTAGAACCGAGTGATGCCAAACGGGGAGAAGCCAGTTCACGAAACGTCATCAGCAACTTTCGTTGCAAAGCAAAAGCAGTCATTGTCACAAGCGGTGGAATCGGTGCCAATCACGAATTGATTCGGAAAAATTGGCCCAGCCGTTTAGGCACGGCACCAGAAACGATGCTGACAGGCGTTCCGGCATATGTCGATGGACGAATGCTGGCGATTACTGAAAAAGCGGGAGGACGAATCGTTAACCGGGACCGGATGTGGCATTACACAGAAGGAATAAAAAATTGGGCTCCGGTTTGGAACAAACATGGCATTCGAATTCTGCCGGGACCTTCCTCTATGTGGTTTGATGCGACAGGCGAGCGTTTGCCATCACCCAATTTCCCGGGGTTTGATACGCTTGGAACACTGGAAGCCATTCAAAAAACCGGCTATAGCTATTCGTGGTTTATTTTAACGCAGAAAATTATTGAAAAAGAATTTGCGCTGTCGGGCTCTGAACAAAATCCGGATTTAACCGGCAAAAGCATTCCGCAAGTTTTGTCACGCGTTCGTGCAGGAGCGACCGCGCCGGTGCAAGCATTTATGGATAAAGGTGAAGATTTTATTGTCGCTCATACACTCGAAGAGCTAGTTGCGGGCATGAATACGTTAACTGGAAAAAACTTATTGGATGTTTCGCGAATCAAGCAACAAATCAAAGCACGCGACGGACAACTTGATAATGAATTTTCAAAAGATCTTCAAGTCACAGCGATGCGAGGTGCTCGAAATTACCGAGGAGACCGGTTAATTCGTGTAGCGACACCGCATAAATTACTCGACCGCAAAAAAGGTCCGCTCATTGCAGTGCGGTTAAATATATTAAGCCGAAAAACCTTAGGCGGCTTGCAAACGGATTTATCTGCACGGGTACTTGATGATGAAGGTCAACCTGTACCTGGCTTATATGCGGCAGGAGAAGTCGCTGGTTTTGGTGGCGGTGGCGTTCATGGATACCGTTCACTAGAAGGAACATTTCTAGGGGGTTGCTTGTTTTCAGGAAGAGTAGCAGGAAGGGCAGTAGCCGATAAAGGAGGTTCGGCAAGTGCTCTTTGA
- a CDS encoding DMT family transporter: MNINSQLKLYLIGIFCVTAWGSNFVFGSILVKQFDPGIIAVIRLVFILMFLYTVTHQQVRGTRFDKKGWLLLVAGGLIGVSFNQWSFYASLQYTEPVTASLILALSPIVTVALSAYYLKEKKQLMFWVGALVGLSGVWLVITQGTWFVPSIGLGELLIGGTMLSFSIFILLVQHMSKTMSVGAITWYTNLIGMIGLLPFVSWKSFPSALNVEWKYWVLLIITAVIMHGLCTYLWNGIIRAAGASNISLLLNLEPFIAMIFSYILLKQIISAPQLIGGLIIITGILISLRTKSFRTIDKP; encoded by the coding sequence ATGAACATAAATAGTCAATTGAAATTGTATTTAATCGGTATATTTTGTGTAACAGCTTGGGGCAGTAACTTCGTTTTTGGATCGATCTTGGTAAAGCAATTTGATCCAGGAATCATTGCAGTTATTCGCTTAGTATTTATTTTAATGTTCTTGTATACCGTAACGCATCAGCAAGTGCGTGGGACGAGGTTTGATAAAAAAGGATGGCTGCTCCTGGTTGCAGGAGGATTAATCGGAGTTTCATTTAATCAATGGAGCTTTTACGCTAGCTTACAGTACACAGAACCTGTAACAGCTTCGCTTATTTTAGCGCTTTCGCCTATCGTAACGGTCGCATTATCTGCTTACTATTTAAAAGAGAAAAAGCAATTAATGTTTTGGGTAGGCGCTTTAGTAGGTTTATCTGGTGTTTGGCTCGTCATTACTCAAGGGACATGGTTTGTACCGTCAATTGGCTTGGGCGAGTTGCTTATCGGAGGGACGATGTTATCGTTTTCTATATTTATCTTACTCGTTCAACATATGTCTAAAACAATGAGTGTTGGCGCGATAACGTGGTATACCAACTTAATCGGAATGATCGGGTTGTTGCCGTTTGTTTCGTGGAAATCTTTTCCTTCAGCGCTGAATGTGGAATGGAAATATTGGGTTCTGCTAATCATTACGGCAGTTATTATGCACGGCTTATGTACGTATTTATGGAACGGGATTATTCGAGCGGCAGGAGCCTCAAATATTTCACTCCTATTAAATTTAGAGCCTTTTATCGCCATGATCTTCAGTTATATTTTGTTGAAACAGATCATCAGTGCACCACAGCTTATAGGTGGATTAATCATCATTACCGGAATTTTAATCTCGTTACGAACAAAATCTTTTCGTACCATCGATAAGCCGTGA
- a CDS encoding DUF4181 domain-containing protein, with protein MRVDFDAMSMRESIPILVGDGVSESEMAFRFILFVGGSIAVIFLTNSLLKRISGDEKEKPVKDKYVNDLHKKWDRIVSIVSSIVLITILLILWNTDLSMSTPLFLVCSVFMILPVLVQIGFERKYAENPNEYLYTISVMGLAGAVVIALLWILSPGF; from the coding sequence ATGCGGGTGGATTTCGATGCGATGAGCATGAGAGAGAGCATTCCTATATTAGTTGGAGACGGAGTTTCAGAAAGTGAAATGGCATTCCGTTTTATTCTTTTTGTAGGTGGCAGCATAGCAGTTATTTTTTTAACGAATAGCTTGTTAAAAAGAATCAGTGGGGATGAAAAAGAGAAACCTGTTAAAGATAAATACGTAAATGATTTACACAAAAAATGGGACAGAATTGTAAGCATAGTATCAAGTATTGTATTAATAACAATCCTACTTATCCTTTGGAATACAGATCTTTCCATGAGTACACCGCTATTTCTCGTATGTTCAGTCTTTATGATTTTACCGGTATTGGTTCAAATAGGATTTGAACGAAAATATGCAGAAAACCCCAATGAATACTTATACACAATATCAGTCATGGGATTAGCAGGTGCTGTTGTCATAGCGCTGTTGTGGATTTTATCACCAGGTTTTTAA
- a CDS encoding urease subunit beta → MEPGQYVLKDEDIICNEGRTVNTVSVINTGDRPIQVGSHFHFYEVNIALKFTREEAYGKRLNIPAGAAVRFEPGDEKEIQLIPFVGERRVYGFNNKVDGPLESGEQS, encoded by the coding sequence ATGGAACCAGGACAATACGTTTTAAAAGATGAAGATATTATTTGTAACGAAGGCCGAACAGTAAATACAGTCTCGGTTATAAATACAGGAGATCGCCCAATCCAAGTAGGTTCGCATTTCCATTTTTACGAAGTCAATATCGCTCTTAAGTTTACTAGAGAAGAGGCGTACGGAAAGCGATTGAATATTCCTGCTGGAGCTGCTGTCCGATTTGAACCAGGAGACGAAAAAGAAATCCAATTAATACCGTTTGTTGGAGAACGCCGTGTATATGGTTTCAATAACAAGGTGGATGGACCACTAGAAAGCGGGGAACAATCATGA
- the panB gene encoding 3-methyl-2-oxobutanoate hydroxymethyltransferase, whose product MKNTASLIKMKTQNEKIAMLTAYDYPSAKLAEEAGVDVILVGDSLGMVVLGYDSTVKVTINDMIHHGKAARRGAPDTFLVVDMPFASFHGSEQRIIDNAVQIFQETGAEAVKVEGADSVLDAIKLLTHTGIPVVAHLGLLPQSAGVLGGYKVQGKTADAAQKLIDDALACEAAGACMLVLECIPYQLAEKVTAALTIPVIGIGAGSETDGQVLVYHDTLKYGSHHLPKFVRSYAETGESMKNGLMTYVNEVKSGAFPAEEHRFTMKEEELKQLYGGKE is encoded by the coding sequence ATGAAGAATACAGCATCACTGATCAAAATGAAAACACAAAACGAAAAAATCGCCATGCTCACCGCTTATGATTATCCGTCAGCCAAACTTGCTGAGGAGGCCGGAGTGGATGTTATTTTAGTTGGAGATTCTCTAGGAATGGTTGTTCTTGGATATGATTCGACAGTCAAAGTCACAATTAACGACATGATTCATCACGGAAAAGCGGCCCGGCGCGGAGCACCCGATACCTTTTTAGTTGTAGATATGCCGTTTGCTTCGTTTCACGGAAGTGAACAGCGCATAATCGATAACGCCGTCCAGATTTTTCAAGAAACTGGAGCGGAAGCGGTCAAAGTGGAAGGCGCAGATAGTGTTTTAGATGCCATCAAATTACTAACTCATACCGGCATTCCAGTTGTCGCGCATCTCGGTTTGCTGCCTCAATCGGCAGGTGTTCTTGGTGGCTATAAAGTGCAAGGGAAAACTGCAGATGCGGCACAAAAACTAATCGACGATGCCCTCGCTTGTGAAGCGGCAGGCGCGTGTATGCTGGTACTTGAATGCATTCCTTATCAACTAGCTGAAAAAGTAACTGCGGCGCTTACAATCCCTGTTATTGGCATTGGAGCGGGCAGCGAAACAGATGGTCAAGTGCTGGTATACCACGATACGCTGAAATATGGCTCTCACCATTTACCGAAATTTGTTCGCTCCTACGCTGAAACAGGAGAAAGTATGAAAAACGGCTTGATGACATATGTAAATGAAGTGAAATCAGGCGCATTTCCTGCAGAAGAACATCGTTTTACGATGAAAGAAGAAGAGCTGAAGCAATTATATGGCGGAAAAGAATAA